The Coffea arabica cultivar ET-39 chromosome 9e, Coffea Arabica ET-39 HiFi, whole genome shotgun sequence genome has a window encoding:
- the LOC140014580 gene encoding protein FAR1-RELATED SEQUENCE 5-like → MDCSKLTEDKISELGMEFNSEEDAYKFYNKYAFEMSFSVRKDYLNKDKDDVITSRRYSCCKKGVKRKYESDAMPKRTRTPTKTGCGAKMIIVLLRGIIKYRVHDLVLEHNHELHIAQCSHMMPSQRKVSGVQGFQPEISKDAGFSLKQSHELMGKETDFG, encoded by the coding sequence ATGGATTGTAGCAAATTGACAGAAGATAAGATCTCTGAGTTAGGAATGGAGTTCAACAGTGAAGAGGATGCGTACAAGTTTTACAACAAATATGCCTTTGAAATGAGTTTTAGTGTACGCAAAGACTATCTGAATAAAGACAAAGATGACGTGATCACGTCTAGGAGATATAGTTGTTGCAAGAAAGGTGTGAAGCGCAAATACGAAAGTGATGCGATGCCAAAGAGGACACGAACGCCGACGAAAACGGGGTGTGGAGCTAAAATGATTATCGTGTTGCTTAGAGGGATAATAAAGTACCGTGTGCATGACCTTGTCTTAGAACATAACCATGAGTTGCACATTGCTCAATGTTCACACATGATGCCATCACAAAGAAAAGTGAGTGGGGTTCAAGGATTCCAACCTGAAATAAGCAAGGATGCTGGATTTTCATTGAAACAGAGCCATGAGCTTATGGGAAAGGAGACAGATTTTGGATAA